Below is a window of Chrysiogenia bacterium DNA.
GGACGTACGAAGAGGGCGTTTCCATCCGTCAGGATCTCTAACTCCGTCTCCCGGTCAATGTTGAGCAGTTCGAGAATGGGCTTTTCGATGACGAGACCGAGACTGTTCCCGATGGGGGTGAGGCGTTTCTTCATGGCCATACTCCGTTATTACGAGTGTATTACTCCTGTCTCGACAAGCAAACTGGTCCAACCACTGGACAACCCAATCACTGGTGTGG
It encodes the following:
- a CDS encoding AbrB/MazE/SpoVT family DNA-binding domain-containing protein; this translates as MKKRLTPIGNSLGLVIEKPILELLNIDRETELEILTDGNALFVRPVRTAQEDEHREKVREAAKRVMTEYYETFKKLADS